Part of the Archaeoglobus neptunius genome, GTCCTCCACTTTCTCTCCGGTACCGATAAAAGCAATGGGAATGCCAATCTGCCTCGCTGCAGACAAAGCCCCACCACCTTTTGCTGTACCATCAAATTTTGTGATGATGATTCCATCTATCCCCACAGCCTCGTGGAAGGCTTCTGCCTGTTTACTTGCAAGCTGTCCAATTGCCGCATCGAGAACCAGGAACTTATAATCCGGATTAACAACTTTGGCTATATCAACCATCTCTTTGATCAGCTCATCCTCAAGTGCATGTCTGCCTGCGGTATCTATTATTATCATATCACTGTCTCCAAGCACTTTGAGTGCGTTTTTAACAATTTTAACAGCATCCTTCTCTCCCTTTTCACCGTAAAAGGTGATCCCATAATTCTCGGCAAGCTGTTTCAACTGCTCGTAAGCTGCAGGTCTCCAGGTGTCGGCAGCTACCACTGCCGTTTTCATCCCCTTGTCCTTGAAATACTTGGCAAGCTTGGCCGTGGTGGTAGTTTTACCGCTGCCCTGAAGGCCTACAAGCATGATTTTGGATTTTTTAAGCGGTATCTCAAGTCCTTCCCCAACACCCTTGAGTAGCTCTTCGTAAACTATTTTCAGGATTTGTTCTTTTGCGTTGAGAGCCGGAAGTACATCTTCACTCAAAGCCCTCTTCTTTATAGCATCACTGATTTCCTTAACCTGCCTGACATTCACATCAGCCTTAATAAGAGCTCTCTGAATCTCCTTCACCATCTCCTCAACAAATTTCTTATCTATGCTTGAAGAACCGGCTATTTTCCTTGCCACTTCTTTCAGCGATTCTAGAGCCATTGTAATAGAAAATGACATTTGGTATTAAAAGGTTGGCGATAAGATTTTATTATCGCTGAACCGATATTATTTGATGCTCTTCAGAGAGTTTGCAGAATTTTGCGAAAAGCTGGAGAAAATTTCCTCAACACTCGAACTCACAGCGAGGATTGCGGCATATCTTCAGGAGATAAATGATGACAAAGATCTCTACGATACCGTTCTGTTCATCACAGGTAAGATCTATCCGCCCTGGGATGAGCGGGAGCTCGGGGTTGGTGTCGGACTGATCTACGAGGCTCTCGAGAACGTGAGCAGTGTCAAAAAATCACAAATTGAGGCCATGATCAGGGAACTTGGAGATCTGGGGCTGGCAGCCGAGGAGCTGATAAAGAGGAAAAAGATGGCTACACTGGCATTTGAAGAGCTTACGATCAGAAAGGTTAGGGATACTTTTGATCAGATATCATCTCTTACCGGAGAAGGGAGCAGAAAGAGAAAAATTATGCTCCTCACAGGGCTCTACGGACTCACAACACCCCTTGAGGCGCGATATCTAACAAGGCTGATTCTCAACGAAATGCGTCTCGGAGTGGGCGAGGGAATAATGCGGGATGCAATAGCAAGGGCTTTTGGCGTCAATCCGGAAACGGTGGAGAGAGCATATATGATAACCAACGATCTCGGTAAAGTGGCTGTTGTCGCCAGAACAGAGGGCGAAAAAGGGCTGAAAAATCTGAATGTCGAACTTCATGTTCCCGTCAGGATGATGCTCGCACAAGTTGCGGAAAATTTCGAACAGGCGATAGGTGAGATGGGGTCTGCTGCGGTGGAGTGGAAATTTGATGGGAGCAGGGTGCAGGTTCACTGGGATGGAAAGAAGGTGACGATTTACTCCAGAAGACTTGAAAACGTAACGAGGGCATTGCCAGAGATAGTTGAAGAGGTCAAAAAAAGTATCCGGCCAAACGTAATCCTGGATGGTGAGGTAATAGCCGTGAAGGATGGTAGACCGATGCCTTTCCAGCACGTGTTGAGAAGATTCAGAAGAAAACACGATGTTTCAAAGATGGTGGAGAAAATTCCACTGGAAGTTCACTTTTTCGATATCCTCTATCACAATGGCGAAAAAATAGATTTGCCGCTGTCTGAGAGAAGGAAAATCCTCGAGTCCGTCATCAGCGAAACGGGCAGAATAAAAATTGCAGTGCAAACGGTCACAAAAAGTGTCGAAAAGGTCAAGGAAATTTACCGGCGTGCCATCGAAGCGGGACACGAAGGGGTGATGATTAAAAACCCCTCATCGCCATACATTCCGGGAAAAAGGGGTAAGAACTGGCTCAAGCTTAAAGCCTTAATGGAGACTCTCGATCTGGTGGTTGTTGGGGGAGAGTGGGGAGAGGGCAAGAGGAGTCACTGGCTAAGCTCATTCGAACTTGCCT contains:
- a CDS encoding ATP-dependent DNA ligase produces the protein MLFREFAEFCEKLEKISSTLELTARIAAYLQEINDDKDLYDTVLFITGKIYPPWDERELGVGVGLIYEALENVSSVKKSQIEAMIRELGDLGLAAEELIKRKKMATLAFEELTIRKVRDTFDQISSLTGEGSRKRKIMLLTGLYGLTTPLEARYLTRLILNEMRLGVGEGIMRDAIARAFGVNPETVERAYMITNDLGKVAVVARTEGEKGLKNLNVELHVPVRMMLAQVAENFEQAIGEMGSAAVEWKFDGSRVQVHWDGKKVTIYSRRLENVTRALPEIVEEVKKSIRPNVILDGEVIAVKDGRPMPFQHVLRRFRRKHDVSKMVEKIPLEVHFFDILYHNGEKIDLPLSERRKILESVISETGRIKIAVQTVTKSVEKVKEIYRRAIEAGHEGVMIKNPSSPYIPGKRGKNWLKLKALMETLDLVVVGGEWGEGKRSHWLSSFELACFDTTTGELLKVGKVATGFTEEDLEELTELFKPLIVSQEGKKVEFIPKYVFEVAYQEIQKSPKYESGYALRFPRFIRLRDDKDVDEADTIERVENLYKMQFEQREQ
- a CDS encoding signal recognition particle protein Srp54, encoding MALESLKEVARKIAGSSSIDKKFVEEMVKEIQRALIKADVNVRQVKEISDAIKKRALSEDVLPALNAKEQILKIVYEELLKGVGEGLEIPLKKSKIMLVGLQGSGKTTTTAKLAKYFKDKGMKTAVVAADTWRPAAYEQLKQLAENYGITFYGEKGEKDAVKIVKNALKVLGDSDMIIIDTAGRHALEDELIKEMVDIAKVVNPDYKFLVLDAAIGQLASKQAEAFHEAVGIDGIIITKFDGTAKGGGALSAARQIGIPIAFIGTGEKVEDFERFDPAGFVSRLLGMGDIRALMEKIEKIAREEELDPEAFLKGTFTLKDIYKQIEAMNKMGPVRKIFEMLPFGFGMKVSDDVMEMTQDKMKRFRIIMDSMTEEELLNPKIIDSSRIRRIAIGSGTSPQEVKELLTYYKTMKNLMKKLKKNKLPIKGLKLGF